From the genome of Streptomyces sp. S4.7:
GCACGGGGAGCGGGGGTGAGTACGGGACCGAAGAACGCCAGCGACTTCCCCTCCGGGCCGGGCACGTGGATCACGGGGGTGCCGACCTCGGAACCGACCGGATCCATCCCCTCGTGGTGCTCGGCCCGGAGCGGCTCGTCCCAGGAGGGGTCCTCTGCGGCCTCGACGAGGTCGGCGGGCAGACCCGCCTCCTTCAGGGCGGCGCGGATCATGTCGTGGCCGAGCCCGGCTTTCTGGTGGTGGATCAGACGGCCCATGACGTTGTAGAGGGGGCGCAGCACCTCGTTGCCGTGCCGCCGCTGTGCCGCGATGCACACGCGCACGCAGGCCCAGCCGTCGGTCATGCCCTGGCGGTACGTCTCCGGGACCTCGCGGCCCTCGTTGAGGACCGACAGGCTCATGATGTGGAAGCGGGGGTCCACAGGTCTGACCTGCTCCACCTCCAGCATCCAGCGTGATTTGATCCACGCCCAGGGGCAGCGGGGGTCCACCCAGATGTGGGCGACGGTCGTCCCGGAACGCGGTGGCGTGGTGGTCATGGCGGTCGCTCGTCCTTTCGGTGTCACGGGCGCGATGGCGCGTGCGGGCATGCCTCGGCGCTGTGCGCCCAGGTGCGGGAGGTGGCGGAGGAGCAGCTTCCGGGCAGGCCGGACAGGCTCCGATCGGGGGCCGCCCGGCGGAGTCGGCTCGATCGAGGACGATCCCGCCGTGTGCGGTCGTCATCAGTGTCGGGCCGGGGAGATCGATGAGTCCAACACATGCTTGTCACGCGATGGATCTCGTATCACGATGGATCCATGGAGCTCCAGCAGATGCGGTACGTGATCGCCGTGGCCGAGATGAACAGCTTCACGAGGGCTGCCCAACGCTGTCTTGTGGTCCAGTCCGCACTCAGCCATCAGATCGCGCGCCTGGAGAAGGAGTTGGGTGCGAGGCTCTTCGAACGCACCAGCCGCCGGGTCCGATTGACCCCGGCGGGCGCGGCTTTTCTGCCCGCCGCCCGCCAGTGCCTCGACGCGGCGGAGCGGGTCGCCGCCGAAGTCGCGGCGGCCGTCGGGGAGGTACGCGGACGGCTCGCGGTGGGGCTGATCCCCAGCGTCGCCGCCGTGGACGTTCCCGCTGTCCTCAGGGAATTCCACCAGCGCCATCCGAAGGCCCGGATCAGCCTCAGTGTGGGGGCGAGCGACGAGCTCGCCGAGCAGGTCAGGCAGGGGGATATCGAGGTGGCCTTTCTCGGCATCCCGGTCACGGCCCGCCCCCGGGGCGTCATGGCCCGGAAGCTGGCCGAGGAGCGGCTGGTCGCCGTGGTCTCCCCGGATCACCCGCTCGCCGACGAGACCTCGGTCGACCTCCGTCGGCTGTCCTCGGAGGTGTTCGTGGACCTCCCGGCGAAGACCGCCGGCCGGGCCCAGTCCGATCTGGCCTTCACCGCCGCCGGCATCACCCGCGAGGTCGCCTTCGAGGTGACCAACGCGGACTACCTGGCCCGTCTGGTCGGCGCGGGCCTTGGCGTGGCCCTGCTCCCGCCCACGTATGCCGAGGGCCTGGCCGGGATAACCACGATCGAGGTCACGGACGCACCGGCCCGCGCCGAGTATGTGATCTGGAGCCGGGAGAGCCGCGCCCCGGCGGCCAACGCATTCCTGGAGCTGCTGGGCATCGAGGAGGAGTGAACGCAGGCGCACACGAAGAACTCCCATCTCGGGGGAACCTCAATCCATGATCCGTGTGTCAAAGGACTGGGCGCGTGCAGCAATCATCCGTAGCCAGCGGATCGCCGGGCTGACACCCGCTGTGATCGCTGAACTCGGCCCGTTATTGCACGAGCGGCACCAGGCCGTGTTGACGTCACACCCCCGCCGCCGGGCCATCGGTGCCGGAGCCAAGCACAAGCTGGCCTTCATTGACCGCCTGTTGGCCACGCTCGTGTACCTCCGCCATGCAACGGCTCACGATGTGCTGGCCTGCTGGTTCGGCGTGGACCGCTCCACCATTACGCGTGCGATCGGTGAAATGCGGCCCCTGCTCGCCGAGCGGGGCTGCACCGTCGCGCCCGACGTCCGATCTGCGCACACTCGCCGAGGCCATCGACCATCTCGGTGCGAGCGGGCAGACCAGAGTCATCAACGCCACCGAGGTCCAGGCACGTCGTCCAGCAGCCGGGCGCAAGAACCGTGAGAAGTTCATCTCCGGGAGGAACACGATGAGCACGGCGTCCCTGGCGAACCTCTTGTCGTCTCATCTTGATCATGCGGCCGGACCGTCAGCCTCTGACTGTCCCGTAAATGATCTTCGGGTTGCCCCCGACGTGGCTGCGCCGGACAGCAGAACAGCAGCCTTCCTGCGGCGTCTGTGACGACCATGGACACCTGCACAGCCGACCAAGCGACGCTCCACCGATCATGCTGCCCACCTTGGCCGACGCCGCCACAGGAGACACCAAGGTTCTCAATCCCTGCCGCGGCTCTCTGCCGACACTGGCTCCTGCGGGCCTTGGCCATGTCACGCGGAGTCCCACTGGGATCAGGAGCCGAAAGCCGGCGCGAGTTGCGGGACGCCTGCGACGTCATCGTTGACGACTTGGCCAGCCGCGTCCTCGTCCTCAACCTCCCCGGGACCGGCCAGGGGCTGGGTCAGTGGCTCACCGACGCCGCCCGCTACGGCACTCCGGCAGCAGTTGACTGCATGCACGAAACCCCCGGCACCGAGCCTCCGTCCCGCGTAACCGTCGCGAGACCGGAGCGCACGTCTGCACAGCCCACATGAGAGGGAAAGATCATCCGTTGGCGCTGGGAGTCTCCTGGGACTTTTCTGGGACTTTCGGCTGCATCAACAGGCAAGAGCGCGAAAGGACCGAAAGGCCATTTCCGCAGGTCAGCGCCCCCTAAACACCCATCATCGCAGGTCACAAAGCTGGCTGGTCTCTTCCGGGACATCTGACCAGCGGGACCCAGTAGGTCCACACGACGTGCACGGGCAGGAGCCACCTCCTACAGACCGCCGGATGCCAGCGCGCCAGGCTTCACGATCTCGCCCGCCTCTTCGATACTGAGTGCGCCGGGCACGGCAGGGACCGGGGCCCAACACGGTCTGACGATCGATCAGGAAAGTCGGCGTCAAGTCAGCGACACCCCCGCCGGGGAACGCCGTCGACCGTCACCGACCGCTGAGGCACAAGGCCCACCGCACATCGGCTGACCAGGCAGAACCCAGCTCAGAAGCCTCGCTGGTAACCGTCCGAGGAGGAACCCTTGAGAATGCTCATCAACGTGCCGGAGACCGTCGTCGCCGACGGACTGCGTGGAATGGCCGCCGCGCACCCCGATCTGTCCGTCGACGTGGACAACCGCGTCGTCGTGCGCCGGGACGCGCCGGTCGAGGGAAAGGTGGGGCTCGTCTCGGGCGGCGGCTCGGGGCATGAGCCCTTGCACGGGGGGTTCGTGGGGCCCGGGATGCTCTCCGCCGCCTGTCCGGGCGAGGTGTTCACCAGTCCCGTACCCGATCAGATGGTGCGGGCCGCCACCGCCGTGGACAGTGGTGCGGGGGTGCTGTTCATCGTGAAGAACTACACCGGTGACGTCCTCAACTTCGACATGGCGGCCGAGCTGGCCGAGGACGAGGGTGTCCGCGTCGGGAAGGTGCTGGTCAACGACGATGTCGCCGTGGTCGACAGCCTGTTCACGGCGGGTCGGCGCGGTACGGGCGCCACGCTCTTCGTCGAGAAGATCGCCGGCGCCGCCGCCGAGGAGGGCGCGCCGCTGGAGCGGGTCGAGGCGATCGGGCGGCAGGTGAACGAGAGCGCGCGCAGCTTCGGTGTCGCCCTCAGCGTCGTGACGACCCCGTCCAAGGGCAGTCCGACCTTCGATCTGCCGGACGGTGAGCTGGAGCTGGGCATCGGTATCCACGGCGAGCCGGGGCGCGAGCGGCGCGCGATGATGACCTCGCGCGAGATCGCGGACTTCGCCGTGAACGCGGTGCTGGAGGATCTGCGCCCGTCGGGCCCGGTGATCGCGCTGGTCAACGGCATGGGGGCAACGCCCCTGCTGGAGCTGTACGGCTTCAACGCCGAGGTGCAGCGGGTACTTGCCGAGCGCGGCGTGGCGGTGGCCCGTACGCTCGTCGGGAACTACGTGACCTCGCTCGACATGGCCGGGTGCTCGGTGACCCTCTGTCAGGTCGACGAGGATCTGCTGCGGCTCTGGGACGCGCCGGTGCAGACACCCGCACTGCGCTGGGGCCGCTGACCCGCGGGGGCTCGCGCGCATCCGCAGGCACGTACGTCCGACACGTACACACGACGCTCTTCGAGGAGACCATGTGTCCGACCAGGATTCCGAGCCGGTGCTCGACGTCGACTTCTTCCGCCGCTGGCTCACCGCTGCGGCGGCCGCCGTGGAGCGGGAGGCGGGCCGTCTCACCGATCTCGACTCGGCGATCGGCGACGCCGACCACGGCAGCAACCTCCAGCGCGGCTTCCGGGCCGTGATCGCGGCGCTGGAGGCGGAGCCGCCGGAGACGCCCGGTGCCACGCTGATCCTCGCGGGGCGGCAGTTGATCTCCACGGTGGGCGGCGCCTCGGGGCCGTTGTACGGGACGCTGCTGCGGCGTACGGGCAAGGCGCTCGGCGACTCGGCCGAGGTGACGGCGCCGCGGCTGGCCGAGGCGCTGGGCGCCGGGGTCGCCGCCGTGGCGCAACTGGGCGGCGCGAAGGCCGGGGACAAGACGATGATCGACGCGCTGGAGCCCGCGGTGGCGGCGCTCGGCACGTCGTTCGCGGCGGCGGCGACCGCCGCGGACGAGGGCGCGGTGGCGACCGTGCCGCTCCTGGCCCGCAAGGGACGGGCCAGCTATCTCGGTGAGCGCAGCATCGGGCATCAGGATCCGGGCGCCACGTCCTCCGCGCTGCTGATCGCGGCCCTGGCCGCGACGGCGGGCGAATGAGCACCGGGCAGCCGGTCGGTGTCGTGCTGGTGTCGCACAGCCGGGCGGTGGCCAAGGCGGTCGCCGAGCTGGCGATCGGGCTCGCGGGCGGCGGTACCACCGCTCCGGTGGCCGCCGCCGGCGGCACTCCGGACGGTGGGCTCGGCACCAGTTCCGAGCTGATCGCGGCGGCAGCCGCCGAGGTGGACCGGGGCGCGGGTGTCGCTCTCCTGGTCGATCTGGGCAGCGCCGTGCTGACCGTGAAGTCGATGCTGGCCGAGGGCGACGAACTGCCCGAAGGCGCTCGGCTGGTGGACGCGCCCTTCGTGGAAGGCGCGGTCGCGGCCGTGGTCACGGCGTCGGCGGGCGCGGACCTGGACGCGGTGGAGGCGGCGGCCTCGGAGGCGTACGACTACCGCAAGGTCTGACCGCGGCGGCGGGGTCTTCGGGGGCGGTGGGCGAGAGACCGGCCACACTTTGTGCAACTGGTTGCACAAAGTGTGGCGGCCGGGCTACTACTGGAGCGCAGCCGTCGCGCGAGGAGCCCCCATGAGCCCGTACCCCCACCTGTTCAGCCCTCTCGACCTGGGCTTCGTCACCCTGCCCAACCGGGTGCTGATGGGTTCGATGCACGTCGGTCTGGAAGAGGCCGAGAACGGCTTCGCCCGCATGGCCGCCTTCTACGCCGCACGCGCCCGTGGCGGTGTCGGCCTGATGGTGACCGGCGGCATCGCGCCCAACGACCGGGGGCGGCCGTACGAGGGCGGCGCCCGGCTCACGACCGAGGCGGAGGCCGAGCAGCACCGCCCGGTGACGTCGGCGGTGCACGCCGAAGGCGGCCGGATCGCGATGCAGATCCTGCACTTCGGGCGGTACGCCTACCACCCGGACCTGGTGGCGCCGAGCGCGCTCCAGGCTCCCATCAGCCCCCATGTCCCGCACGCCCTCACCGACGACGAGGTCGAGGAGACGGTGGAGGACTTCGTACGGGCGGCGGAGCTGGCGCGGCTGGCCGGGTACGACGGCGTGGAGGTGATGGGGTCCGAGGGCTATCTGATCAACGAGTTCATCGCCGCGCGGACCAATCTGCGCGAGGACCGGTGGGGCGGCACCTACGAGAACCGCATCCGCTTCCCCGTGGAGATCGTCCGCCGCATCCGGGAGCGTGTGGGTCCCGACTTCATCCTCGTCTACCGGCTGTCGATGCTCGACCTGGTGCCGGGCGGCTCCTCGCTCGCCGAAGTCGTCACGCTGGCCCAGGAGATGGAGGCGGCGGGCGCGACGCTCATCAACACCGGGATCGGCTGGCACGAGGCCCGGATCCCGACGATCGCCGCGTCCGTGCCGCGCGGCGCGTACACCTGGGTGACCAAGGCGCTGATGGGGTCGGTGTCCGTACCCCTGATCACCAGCAACCGGGTCAACACCCCGGAGGTGGCGGAGCAGTTGCTCGCCGACGGGCGCGCCGACATGGTGTCGATGGCACGTCCCTTCCTGGCCGATCCCGATTTCGTCGCCAAGGCGCGCGACGGGCACGCCGACAGGATCAACACCTGTATCGGTTGCAACCAGGCGTGTCTCGACCACACGTTCAGCGGGAAGATCACCTCCTGCCTGGTCAATCCACGCGCCTGCCACGAGACCGAGCTGGTCCTCTCCCCCACCCGGCGCGTCAAGCGTGTCGCCGTCGTCGGGGCCGGTCCCGCGGGGCTGGCGTGCGCGGTGTCGGCAGCCGAACGCGGGCATTCGGTCACGCTGTTCGACGCGGCGGACGAGGTCGGCGGACAGCTCAATGTCGCCGAACGCGTCCCCGGCAAGGAGGAGTTCGGCGAGACGCTGCGCTACTTCCGCGGCCGGCTCGCCCGGCTCGCGGTCGACGTACGGCTCAACACCCTCGTCACGGCGCAGGAGTTGACGGACGAGGATGCCGGGTACGACGAGATCGTGGTCGCGACCGGGGTCACTCCCCGTACGCCGCGGATCCCCGGCATCGACCACGCCCGCGTGGTCGGCTATCTCGACGTGCTGCGCGGCGCCGTCACCGTCGGCGAACGCGTCGCGATCATCGGCGCCGGAGGCATCGGTTTCGACGTCGCCGAATTCCTCACCGACGGCGGCGAAGGCGCGAGCCTCGACGCGGACGTCTACTTCCGGCAGTGGGGTGTCGACACCGGTTACCGCTCTCCTGGCGGACTGCGGGAGTCCGTACGGCCCAAGCCGCCGAGGACGGTCCACCTCATCCAGCGAAAGACGGGGAAGGTGGGCGCCGGACTGGGAAAGACCACGGGCTGGATCCACCGCACCGAGCTGCGGCACCGGGGGGTCACCACGATCGCGGGCGCGGTGTACGAGCGCGTCGACGACGAGGGACTGCACCTGACGGTCGACGGCTCGCCCGCCGTCCTGCCGGTCGACACGGTCGTCCTGTGCGCCGGACAGGAACCACGGCGCGAGCTGTACGACGCGCTCCGCGCGGCCGGCGCCGCCCCGCATCTCATCGGCGGCGCGGACGTCGCCGCCGAACTCGACGCCAAGCGCGCCATCGACCAGGGGACCCGGCTGGCCGCCACGATCTGACCGGACGGCCGGACTTTTAGGATGCGGTCATGTCCCTCCCCCACGCCATCCTCACCGCCCTTCTCGAAAGACCCTCGTCCGGCCTGGAGCTCACCCGCCGGTTCGACCGGTCCATCGGCTACTTCTGGTCGGCGACGCACCAGCAGATCTACCGGGAGCTGGGCCGGCTGGAGGAGTCGGGATACATCCGGGCCCTGGCCCCGGAGCAGCCGGCCCGTGGGCGCAAGAAGGAGTACGAGGTACTGCCCGCCGGTCGCGACGAGCTGACCGGATGGGTGGCGAGCCGGGAGGATCCCAAGCCCGTACGGGACCCGCTGCTGCTGCGCATGCGGGCGGCGGCGGTCGTGGGGACGGACGGGCTCCCCGTCGAGCTGCGCCGCCATCTCGCCCTGCATGAGCGCCAGTTGGCCGAGTACCGGGACATCGAGGCACGAGACTTCTCGCCGGGACCGGGGCCGGGGCGGGAACCGGGGTCGACACCGGAGCCGGCGCCGAAGTCAGCGCCGCGGGCACCGCAGATCGGGGGTCTCTCGGAGGCGGACCGGCTGCGGCATCTCGTGCTGCGCGCCGGGATCGATCTGGAGCGCATGTGGGTCCAGTGGCTCACCGAGGCGCTCCGCGAGTCGGACACCGCTCCGGTCGGCGGACCCGACGGCACGGAGAGCTCGTAGAGCGCGTCAACCGCGTGAGGCAGGGTCGCGAACGGAGGACGTTCGCACCGTGAGCCGACTCCGACATACTGGACGCTCACGATCAACTGCCTTAAAGAACGGGAGACATGGGAATGGACGAGGACGTGGACGGTTTGGCGGCACCCGACGCCGGAGAGCGAATCCCGCCGCATCGGCACACGGGCCGCCCCGCACGGCACGCGGTGGTGATCGGCGGCGGCATCGCGGGCCTGCTCGCGGCACAGGTGCTCGCCGCCCACGCGGACCGGGTGACGGTCGTCGAGCGTGACCGCCTCCCCGACGAGGCGAAGGCACGGTCCGGTGTCCCGCAGAGCAACCACATCCATGTACTGCTCGCCGGGGGTCAGTCGGCGCTGGACACGCTGCTGCCCGGGATCGTCGCCGAGTTGCGGGCGCACGGCGCGCCCGAGGTCGGGATGCCGGGCGAGATGGTGCAGTGGCAGTCCGGCATCTGGTATCGCCGCACGCCCTCCACCACTCATCTCCTCACCGCCTCGCGCCCGCTCCTCGAATGGCTCGTACGCCGCCGGGTTCTGACGGACACACGCATCGAAACGGTGCAGGGCACCGAGGTGGTGGGCCTGCTCGGTGACGCGGTCCGTACGACCGGAGTCCTGCTCCGGGAGCGCGGAGCGGGCGCCAAGGCCACCCGCGAAGGCGTCGTCACCCGTGCGCTGACCGCCGATCTGGTCGTGGACGCCTCCGGACGCGGCTCGCGCGCGCCCGAGTGGCTCGCGGCCGTCGGCGCCGAACCACCGGGAGAGGAGACGCTCGACAGCGGGCTCGCCTACGCCTCCCGCGTCTACCGTCCCGGTAAGAACGACGGCATCACCGACACCGTCGGCTACTACGTCGTCCCCGACCCCGACCAGGTATGCGGCGGCGTCGCACTGCCGATGGAGGACGGCCGCTACCTTGTCACCCTCTCGGGGGTACGCGGGAGCGAACCCCCTTCGGACGGGGCGGAGTTCGCCGACTTCACCAAGCGGCTGCCGCACCCGTTCCTGTACGAGTGGCTGGGGCGGGCCGAGCCGGACTCGCCCGTTCGCGCGTTCCGCAACACGGCCAACATCCGCCGCCGGTACGACCGTCCGGGCCGCCGTCCGGCCGGCTTCCTCGCGATCGGCGACGCGCTGTGCGCCTTCAATCCGGTCTACGCGCAGGGCATGACCGTCGCCGCCCTGAACGCCCTCGCGCTGCGCGAGACGCTGGCGGACCGGCGCCGTACGCCCACGACCCGGCGTGCGCAGCAGGCGCTGTTCAACTCCGGGCGGCCGGCGTGGGACATCTCCTCCGGGGCGGACAAGGAGATGCCCGGCGTCATCGGTGACGCGGCGCGGACCCGCGCGGTGGACCGGCCCGCGAACTGGTATCTGGAGCGGGTGCAGCGCAGGGCGGGCGGAAATCCGGATGTCGGTGCGGCGTTCCGTTCCGTGCTGCACCTCTCCGCGCCGCTGACCGCGCTGTTCGCGCCGCATGTTCTACGCGCGGTGCTGTTCGAACCGGTACCGCACACGCCCGCCGAGCCGCCGATGTGGCGGGAGTCCGACGGTCACGACTCCGACACCTGATAACTTCTACATCACTGTAGAAACAAGCACTGCCCGTGCCACCCCTCCGGCACGGGCAGTCCGAGACATACGGAGCACTCATGGCCCTGTGGGATCGCATCAAGGAATCCGCTCAGACGATGCAGACCCAGCTGGAGGCGAAGAAGAACGACCTCAAGAGCGGCTCGTTCCGTGACGCGAGCATGGCGATGTGCGCCCTGGTCGCCGCGGCCGACGGCTCCATCGACCAGGCCGAGCGCCAGCGCGTCACGCAGCTGATCACCAGCAACGAGGTGCTGCGGAACTTCCCGCCCGCCGATCTCCAGAGGCGCTTCGACGACTATCTGAACCAGCTCGTCGCCGACCCGGCGATCGGCAGGGTCGGCGTGCTCCAGGAAGTCGCCAAGGCGAAGAAGAAGCCGGCGGAGGCGCGTGCCGTCATCCAGATCGGCATCATCATCGGCGGCGCCGACGGCCACTTCG
Proteins encoded in this window:
- a CDS encoding disulfide bond formation protein DsbA, producing the protein MTTTPPRSGTTVAHIWVDPRCPWAWIKSRWMLEVEQVRPVDPRFHIMSLSVLNEGREVPETYRQGMTDGWACVRVCIAAQRRHGNEVLRPLYNVMGRLIHHQKAGLGHDMIRAALKEAGLPADLVEAAEDPSWDEPLRAEHHEGMDPVGSEVGTPVIHVPGPEGKSLAFFGPVLTPAPRAEAAGTLWDGVLAVAGTDGFFELKLGCDRDRDRDRDRDPIFD
- a CDS encoding LysR family transcriptional regulator, with protein sequence MELQQMRYVIAVAEMNSFTRAAQRCLVVQSALSHQIARLEKELGARLFERTSRRVRLTPAGAAFLPAARQCLDAAERVAAEVAAAVGEVRGRLAVGLIPSVAAVDVPAVLREFHQRHPKARISLSVGASDELAEQVRQGDIEVAFLGIPVTARPRGVMARKLAEERLVAVVSPDHPLADETSVDLRRLSSEVFVDLPAKTAGRAQSDLAFTAAGITREVAFEVTNADYLARLVGAGLGVALLPPTYAEGLAGITTIEVTDAPARAEYVIWSRESRAPAANAFLELLGIEEE
- a CDS encoding transposase family protein translates to MIRVSKDWARAAIIRSQRIAGLTPAVIAELGPLLHERHQAVLTSHPRRRAIGAGAKHKLAFIDRLLATLVYLRHATAHDVLACWFGVDRSTITRAIGEMRPLLAERGCTVAPDVRSAHTRRGHRPSRCERADQSHQRHRGPGTSSSSRAQEP
- the dhaK gene encoding dihydroxyacetone kinase subunit DhaK yields the protein MRMLINVPETVVADGLRGMAAAHPDLSVDVDNRVVVRRDAPVEGKVGLVSGGGSGHEPLHGGFVGPGMLSAACPGEVFTSPVPDQMVRAATAVDSGAGVLFIVKNYTGDVLNFDMAAELAEDEGVRVGKVLVNDDVAVVDSLFTAGRRGTGATLFVEKIAGAAAEEGAPLERVEAIGRQVNESARSFGVALSVVTTPSKGSPTFDLPDGELELGIGIHGEPGRERRAMMTSREIADFAVNAVLEDLRPSGPVIALVNGMGATPLLELYGFNAEVQRVLAERGVAVARTLVGNYVTSLDMAGCSVTLCQVDEDLLRLWDAPVQTPALRWGR
- the dhaL gene encoding dihydroxyacetone kinase subunit DhaL, giving the protein MLDVDFFRRWLTAAAAAVEREAGRLTDLDSAIGDADHGSNLQRGFRAVIAALEAEPPETPGATLILAGRQLISTVGGASGPLYGTLLRRTGKALGDSAEVTAPRLAEALGAGVAAVAQLGGAKAGDKTMIDALEPAVAALGTSFAAAATAADEGAVATVPLLARKGRASYLGERSIGHQDPGATSSALLIAALAATAGE
- a CDS encoding PTS fructose transporter subunit IIA; this encodes MSTGQPVGVVLVSHSRAVAKAVAELAIGLAGGGTTAPVAAAGGTPDGGLGTSSELIAAAAAEVDRGAGVALLVDLGSAVLTVKSMLAEGDELPEGARLVDAPFVEGAVAAVVTASAGADLDAVEAAASEAYDYRKV
- a CDS encoding NADPH-dependent 2,4-dienoyl-CoA reductase yields the protein MSPYPHLFSPLDLGFVTLPNRVLMGSMHVGLEEAENGFARMAAFYAARARGGVGLMVTGGIAPNDRGRPYEGGARLTTEAEAEQHRPVTSAVHAEGGRIAMQILHFGRYAYHPDLVAPSALQAPISPHVPHALTDDEVEETVEDFVRAAELARLAGYDGVEVMGSEGYLINEFIAARTNLREDRWGGTYENRIRFPVEIVRRIRERVGPDFILVYRLSMLDLVPGGSSLAEVVTLAQEMEAAGATLINTGIGWHEARIPTIAASVPRGAYTWVTKALMGSVSVPLITSNRVNTPEVAEQLLADGRADMVSMARPFLADPDFVAKARDGHADRINTCIGCNQACLDHTFSGKITSCLVNPRACHETELVLSPTRRVKRVAVVGAGPAGLACAVSAAERGHSVTLFDAADEVGGQLNVAERVPGKEEFGETLRYFRGRLARLAVDVRLNTLVTAQELTDEDAGYDEIVVATGVTPRTPRIPGIDHARVVGYLDVLRGAVTVGERVAIIGAGGIGFDVAEFLTDGGEGASLDADVYFRQWGVDTGYRSPGGLRESVRPKPPRTVHLIQRKTGKVGAGLGKTTGWIHRTELRHRGVTTIAGAVYERVDDEGLHLTVDGSPAVLPVDTVVLCAGQEPRRELYDALRAAGAAPHLIGGADVAAELDAKRAIDQGTRLAATI
- a CDS encoding PadR family transcriptional regulator, which codes for MSLPHAILTALLERPSSGLELTRRFDRSIGYFWSATHQQIYRELGRLEESGYIRALAPEQPARGRKKEYEVLPAGRDELTGWVASREDPKPVRDPLLLRMRAAAVVGTDGLPVELRRHLALHERQLAEYRDIEARDFSPGPGPGREPGSTPEPAPKSAPRAPQIGGLSEADRLRHLVLRAGIDLERMWVQWLTEALRESDTAPVGGPDGTESS
- a CDS encoding FAD-dependent monooxygenase — protein: MGGGIAGLLAAQVLAAHADRVTVVERDRLPDEAKARSGVPQSNHIHVLLAGGQSALDTLLPGIVAELRAHGAPEVGMPGEMVQWQSGIWYRRTPSTTHLLTASRPLLEWLVRRRVLTDTRIETVQGTEVVGLLGDAVRTTGVLLRERGAGAKATREGVVTRALTADLVVDASGRGSRAPEWLAAVGAEPPGEETLDSGLAYASRVYRPGKNDGITDTVGYYVVPDPDQVCGGVALPMEDGRYLVTLSGVRGSEPPSDGAEFADFTKRLPHPFLYEWLGRAEPDSPVRAFRNTANIRRRYDRPGRRPAGFLAIGDALCAFNPVYAQGMTVAALNALALRETLADRRRTPTTRRAQQALFNSGRPAWDISSGADKEMPGVIGDAARTRAVDRPANWYLERVQRRAGGNPDVGAAFRSVLHLSAPLTALFAPHVLRAVLFEPVPHTPAEPPMWRESDGHDSDT
- a CDS encoding tellurite resistance TerB family protein — translated: MALWDRIKESAQTMQTQLEAKKNDLKSGSFRDASMAMCALVAAADGSIDQAERQRVTQLITSNEVLRNFPPADLQRRFDDYLNQLVADPAIGRVGVLQEVAKAKKKPAEARAVIQIGIIIGGADGHFDAQERAVVREACFALDLQPQEFDV